The Megachile rotundata isolate GNS110a chromosome 4, iyMegRotu1, whole genome shotgun sequence region ttcatttttaatttaaaaaataattgtggtaTGATAGAGGTTATGTGATGCTCTTGGATGCAATGTTTACAACTGCCAATTAATGCATTACCTACATTGTTATAAAACAAAGAAATATAATACATAACTTGAAGTAGATTATTGATTGGAACTAGTTTTAACAAATAACACATCTTTAGTTctttatattaatacaatattttgtcatttttgtgTATGCAGCACACATCTTCAAGATGGTGAAGATTATGAAACAGGGAAAAGTCGTATTGGTCCTTAGTGGCCGATACGCAGGGAGAAAAGCTGTCGTTGTACGAAATTTTGATGATGGTACTACAGAAAAACAATATGGACATGCCATGGTTGCAGGCATTGACCGATACCCACGTAAAGTACATAAAAGAATGGGTAAAGCAAAAATCCATAAACGTTCCAAGATCAAGCCATTTGTAAAAGTAAGtcaatcttttaaattatttaaaaaaatattgaagcaaATAACATGTGaaacaaatattaaacatttcagtttctatatttattgtacttaaacttttattgttaaactcttaaataaaatgttaattgaaTATATTTCAGGTATTGAACTACAATCATTTAATGCCAACAAGGTATAGCGTAGACTTGCATTGGGATAAAGTAGCTCCTAAAGATCTTAAGGATCCAATGAAACGCAAGAAAGTTCGATTTCAGACAAGAGTCAAATTTGAGGAAAAGTATGTACATCTTTGTGAgttctttaaaaattatttaataaatgataaaataaaataaatacttatTTACAGGTACAAATCTGGTAAAAACAAATGGTTCTTCCAAAAACTACGGTTCTAATtacagttaaataaaaataaaatatacaagtatTTTAAGTGTTACATTTCTTACTCATTTTCCTGCATTTAGATAAAAGCACAACTATTTTTTCACATTAATGTTTAAAAAGCATTTGGTTTATTTGCACTGTTTAGAAGATAAGGATAATTCATCTTGGccacttaaaaaattatatttaacaatcaAAAGAACTTGAAATtatgatttttttcaaaatgcaATACATGATGAGGTATATTAGTGTCAGTAAATTAacgatatatttaaaaaatattagttaattGTGTGTAATttaacatataataaatatatactttTAGAGTCGAAGTACCATAATCTGCAATGCATCTTCACTTGTTTTATCGACTATCACTTGCTAAGTTTCTTAATACGTTCATCTAAAGATTCTATGTTAGttcttataatttctaaatttgatgcAAAACTTTCTTGTACTCCTTTCAAAAGAGATTTATTACTTTCCAAATCAGTCGTAATTTGAGATTGCAATTCTTCTAAACGCGTTAAAGACTTACTAAAGGTAGCAGCTGAAAATTACATTGAAAAGGTGATTACACATTACagcattaaaaagaaatttcgtACCATATTCAAATACGCACCCTGTTGATGAATAGTATTCAAAGCCAACATTCGATTTACAGTTTGCGGTAAAACATGTGACATAGTTTCTGTTTGTTTCATTATATCATACATTTCTGAGATCTGAAAacgatttcaaataaatattaattcgcTAAGAAGCAAGTTGAACTGATATAACGAAAAAAGTAATTTACCTTTTGCTCTTGTTCTGAATCTAAGGACAATGCAACCTTTTTTTGTTGAATGTTATCCATTTTATGAATTACAGTAGCTAATCTGCTTTCAATGATGTCTAGTTGATACATGTCTAATAATGCAGCTTTTGCTCCAAGTTCTTGTACAGCTTCCATAATTCCTTGACATTTGAGattctataaaaaaaatgtattagtTACTTTGTATTAATCTAGTAATAGaatgaataattatattatacccGTGAAAATTTGTCCAGTTTATCAGTAGCTGTTCCAATAAcactttctaaattacaaagtcTTTGTTCAAGCAATGCAATTCTAGCTGCTTCTTGCATTCTTGCTTTTTCTGGAAGATACATCATCTGATATTTAAGTATCCCATTTTCAGCTGCCTTATCAGTCTTCATGCTCTGTTCTTTTGAATCAGATTGAGAAGCAGGAATATTAGTTTGCTTGAATGCTTCTATTTGTGATATTAACTGCCTGGAAATTAATCATTTAAGGCAAgaaatttatcaatattttatcatGAAAATTATATATGAAAGTTTACTTAAGTCTTGTGCCTTGAGGATCTGACAGCGTTGCAATAAGATCAGCACCAAGACATTCTTCTAATTTTAAGGAATCTAACTGTTTTTCTAGATGCTGTACTTGAGATATTATATCAATTACAGATGTATTATCTGCATTCTCATTTTCCTGTTTTATGGTAGAAATAACATCGAATGTATTATGATATTTCAAATACAAATATGAAAgaggaaaataaaatatatcaatgaATACCTTTAAATCATTAACTTCCTcatataattctttaatttcacaTTGCAAACGTTGATATTTTTGAATGGGTGTTTCCTTCTCTCCTTCCCCAGGGAGTTCCCAAtctctaattctaaaatttcaaatgtaacttaatatattaaaattatattttatatttatatattaaaaaagagGTTTACTTATATCCTGTCCTTGGTTTAGATGATATACGGTCAGAAAAATCAATTGCCTCTCCATCAACTTGTTTacctttaaatttattaaatgctTCTGTTGCACTAATATGTAACTTTGCTATAGAATCAACTTCatcctgaaaaataaaaatattaatgttattgAAGTATTACTTCTACATGAAATAAATTACAAGTAATCTATGAATATTTTACCTCTGGATAAAGTTGAAACTGCTCAGATTCTGGTAAATCAGTTGTTTCATATACGTCAACTTGATCATATGCCTATTTATACAAACAAGCAACATAAATGGCAAGGCAAATGGATAAGTGCATATACATTATATGGGACATATAATTCAACAAAAAAAGTATATCTAACTAAATAAAAGAAACGTTAAATATAGATTTTTGCCCGAAATGTACGACAATCAAATTATATTGACAGAAGTTTGACATGACATTTCTGTGTGTAAAATATGAAGTACTTACAATTCCAGGTAAATCGGCATATTTGGGATCGGCCATTTTCTGTATCGAATTAAAacgtattattaatatttaaattactttaCACAGTACAAGCGATATTTATGTTCCAACAACGAATGATAATAGAAAGTTTTGTAGAGGTATCAAAATTTTTACTCAATGTAACAGATTGTCAT contains the following coding sequences:
- the RpL27 gene encoding ribosomal protein L27 → MVKIMKQGKVVLVLSGRYAGRKAVVVRNFDDGTTEKQYGHAMVAGIDRYPRKVHKRMGKAKIHKRSKIKPFVKVLNYNHLMPTRYSVDLHWDKVAPKDLKDPMKRKKVRFQTRVKFEEKYKSGKNKWFFQKLRF
- the DCTN2-p50 gene encoding dynactin subunit 2, giving the protein MADPKYADLPGIAYDQVDVYETTDLPESEQFQLYPEDEVDSIAKLHISATEAFNKFKGKQVDGEAIDFSDRISSKPRTGYKIRDWELPGEGEKETPIQKYQRLQCEIKELYEEVNDLKENENADNTSVIDIISQVQHLEKQLDSLKLEECLGADLIATLSDPQGTRLKQLISQIEAFKQTNIPASQSDSKEQSMKTDKAAENGILKYQMMYLPEKARMQEAARIALLEQRLCNLESVIGTATDKLDKFSRNLKCQGIMEAVQELGAKAALLDMYQLDIIESRLATVIHKMDNIQQKKVALSLDSEQEQKISEMYDIMKQTETMSHVLPQTVNRMLALNTIHQQAATFSKSLTRLEELQSQITTDLESNKSLLKGVQESFASNLEIIRTNIESLDERIKKLSK